A single region of the Thioalkalivibrio nitratireducens DSM 14787 genome encodes:
- the ispG gene encoding flavodoxin-dependent (E)-4-hydroxy-3-methylbut-2-enyl-diphosphate synthase, with amino-acid sequence MNSSITRHSTTPVRVGHVTVGGDAPIVVQSMTNTDTADAVRTAIQVAELARAGSELVRITVNTEAAAAAVPEIRERLAQMGLDVPLVGDFHFNGHKLLAKYPACADALAKLRINPGNVGCGSKRDRQFEAMIEVACRYDKPVRIGVNWGSLDQAVLARLLDENAARPEPMPLEDVTREALIASALESAAQAEALGLPHDRIVLSAKVSGVQPLIRVYRDLAARCDYPLHLGLTEAGMGAKGIVASTAALAVLLQQGIGDTIRISLTPEPGGDRTQEVIVAQEILQSLGLRSFLPSVIACPGCGRTSSDYFQRLAQDIQGFIRHQMPDWKKRYPGVEEMTVAVMGCVVNGPGESKHANIGISLPGTGEVPVAPVYEDGEKTVTLKGERIAEEFQARVEAYIERRYGHRDDAVRP; translated from the coding sequence GTGAACTCCTCCATCACCCGGCATTCCACCACGCCCGTTCGGGTCGGCCACGTAACCGTCGGCGGCGACGCGCCGATCGTCGTGCAGTCGATGACCAACACCGACACCGCCGATGCGGTGCGCACCGCAATCCAGGTCGCCGAGCTGGCCCGCGCGGGCTCGGAACTGGTGCGCATCACGGTGAATACCGAGGCAGCGGCGGCGGCGGTGCCGGAGATCCGCGAGCGCCTGGCGCAGATGGGTCTGGACGTGCCGCTGGTCGGCGATTTCCATTTCAACGGCCACAAGCTGCTGGCGAAATACCCGGCCTGCGCCGACGCGCTGGCGAAGCTGCGCATCAATCCGGGGAACGTCGGGTGCGGGTCGAAGCGCGACCGCCAGTTCGAGGCGATGATCGAGGTGGCCTGCCGCTACGACAAGCCGGTGCGCATCGGCGTGAACTGGGGCAGCCTGGACCAGGCAGTGCTCGCGCGGCTGCTGGACGAGAACGCCGCGCGCCCCGAGCCCATGCCGCTGGAGGATGTGACCCGCGAGGCATTGATCGCGTCGGCGCTCGAGAGCGCTGCGCAGGCCGAGGCCCTCGGGCTGCCGCACGACCGGATCGTCCTGTCGGCCAAGGTCAGCGGTGTGCAGCCGCTGATTCGCGTATACCGCGATCTCGCCGCGCGCTGCGATTATCCGCTGCATCTCGGGCTGACCGAGGCGGGCATGGGCGCGAAGGGGATCGTCGCGTCGACTGCGGCGCTCGCGGTGCTGCTGCAGCAGGGCATCGGCGACACCATCCGGATCTCGCTGACCCCGGAGCCCGGCGGCGATCGCACGCAGGAGGTGATCGTCGCGCAGGAGATCCTGCAAAGCCTCGGTCTGCGCAGCTTCCTGCCGTCGGTGATCGCCTGCCCGGGCTGCGGGCGGACCTCCAGCGACTATTTCCAGCGCCTCGCGCAGGACATCCAGGGTTTCATCCGGCACCAGATGCCGGACTGGAAGAAGCGCTACCCGGGCGTCGAGGAGATGACCGTGGCGGTGATGGGCTGCGTGGTGAACGGCCCCGGCGAGAGCAAGCACGCGAACATCGGCATCAGCCTGCCCGGCACCGGCGAGGTGCCGGTGGCGCCGGTGTACGAGGACGGCGAGAAGACCGTGACGCTGAAGGGCGAGCGCATCGCCGAGGAATTCCAGGCGCGCGTCGAGGCGTATATCGAGCGCCGCTACGGGCACCGGGACGACGCGGTCCGGCCGTGA
- the ribBA gene encoding bifunctional 3,4-dihydroxy-2-butanone-4-phosphate synthase/GTP cyclohydrolase II, which translates to MEFASTEEILDELRAGRMVVIVDDEDRENEGDLLMLASHVRPEDVNFMAKYGRGLICLTLTRERCRQLALPLMVTDTNDLHATNFTVSIEAAEGVTTGISAYDRAHTIRTAVAPNARPEDIIQPGHVFPLMAQPGGVLVRAGHTEAGCDLARLAGAEPAAVIVEILNEDGSMARRPDLERFCAEHGLKMGTIESLIRYRIENEKTVRRTAELDLPTAHGVFRLIAFQDEVDHGLHFALVRGHPKASEPTLVRVHLEQTICDTLGFTGPDCGWPLDDALRRIDEAGSGVAVVLRKSESSETLIRRLHDLAGGHADLRPPVQTSADWRMYGIGAQILADVGVGKMRLLSAPKRFHGLGGFGLEVVDYVKDA; encoded by the coding sequence ATGGAATTTGCCAGTACCGAGGAGATCCTCGACGAACTGCGCGCGGGGCGCATGGTGGTGATCGTGGACGACGAGGACCGCGAGAACGAGGGCGATCTGCTGATGCTCGCCTCGCACGTTCGGCCCGAGGACGTGAACTTCATGGCCAAGTACGGCCGTGGCCTGATCTGTCTGACGCTGACCCGCGAACGCTGCCGCCAGCTGGCGCTGCCGCTGATGGTGACCGACACCAACGACCTGCATGCCACCAACTTCACGGTGTCGATCGAGGCGGCCGAAGGCGTGACCACCGGCATTTCCGCTTACGACCGGGCGCACACGATCCGTACCGCGGTGGCTCCGAACGCCCGGCCCGAGGACATCATCCAGCCCGGGCACGTGTTTCCGCTGATGGCCCAGCCGGGCGGGGTGCTGGTGCGTGCCGGCCACACCGAGGCCGGCTGCGACCTTGCGCGTCTCGCCGGGGCCGAACCGGCCGCGGTGATCGTCGAGATCCTGAACGAGGACGGCAGCATGGCCCGGCGCCCCGACCTCGAGCGCTTCTGCGCCGAGCACGGGCTGAAGATGGGCACCATCGAGAGTCTGATCCGCTACCGCATCGAGAACGAGAAGACCGTGCGCCGCACGGCCGAACTGGACCTGCCCACCGCCCATGGCGTGTTTCGGCTGATCGCGTTTCAGGACGAGGTCGACCACGGCCTGCACTTCGCGCTGGTGCGCGGGCACCCGAAAGCCAGTGAACCGACGCTGGTGCGCGTGCACCTGGAACAGACGATCTGCGACACCCTCGGCTTTACCGGTCCCGACTGCGGCTGGCCGCTGGACGACGCGCTGCGCCGCATCGACGAGGCGGGTTCCGGGGTCGCGGTGGTGCTGCGCAAGTCGGAATCATCCGAAACGCTGATCCGGCGCCTGCACGACCTCGCCGGCGGTCACGCCGACCTGCGTCCGCCGGTGCAGACTTCGGCGGACTGGCGCATGTACGGTATCGGCGCGCAGATCCTGGCGGACGTCGGGGTAGGGAAGATGCGCCTGCTGTCGGCCCCGAAACGCTTCCATGGCCTCGGTGGCTTCGGCCTGGAAGTCGTCGACTACGTGAAGGACGCCTGA
- a CDS encoding riboflavin synthase, whose translation MFTGIIETLGTIAALEPRGGDLRLKVRAPGMDLSDTQLGDSISVNGVCLTVTALEGGQFAADVSRESLGVTTLGDLAIGDRVNLERALTLNTRLGGHLVSGHVDGVGELVSMQPDARSTRVRFRAPDPLARYIAAKGSITIDGTSLTVNAVDGASFDVNIIPHTWSLTRFSVYRVGTRVNLEVDLIARYLERLMLGERAAQPGSAGGLSESWLAEQGFPNHSGPRD comes from the coding sequence ATGTTCACTGGAATCATCGAGACCCTGGGCACCATCGCGGCACTGGAGCCGCGTGGCGGCGACCTGCGCCTGAAGGTGCGCGCTCCGGGAATGGACCTTTCCGATACGCAACTCGGCGACTCGATCTCGGTCAACGGCGTGTGCCTGACCGTCACTGCGCTCGAGGGCGGGCAATTCGCGGCCGACGTGAGCCGCGAGAGCCTGGGCGTGACCACACTGGGCGACCTCGCGATCGGCGACCGGGTGAACCTGGAGCGGGCGCTGACGTTGAATACGCGTCTCGGCGGGCACCTCGTCTCGGGCCATGTCGACGGCGTGGGCGAGTTGGTCTCGATGCAGCCGGACGCGCGTTCGACCCGGGTGCGTTTCCGCGCACCGGATCCGCTGGCGCGCTATATCGCCGCGAAGGGTTCGATCACCATCGACGGAACCAGCCTGACCGTGAACGCGGTCGACGGCGCCAGTTTCGACGTCAACATCATCCCCCACACCTGGAGCCTGACCCGTTTCTCGGTGTACCGGGTGGGCACTCGGGTGAATCTCGAGGTCGATCTGATCGCCCGCTACCTTGAGCGCCTGATGCTCGGCGAGCGTGCCGCGCAGCCGGGCAGTGCCGGGGGGCTGTCCGAGTCCTGGCTCGCCGAGCAGGGTTTTCCCAACCATTCCGGCCCGCGCGACTGA
- the ribD gene encoding bifunctional diaminohydroxyphosphoribosylaminopyrimidine deaminase/5-amino-6-(5-phosphoribosylamino)uracil reductase RibD gives MSDERFMARALQLAHLGLYTTDPNPRVGSVAVRDGAIIGEGVHWRAGEPHAEIHALRAAGERARGATVYVTLEPCSHHGRTPPCADALIAAGVARVVIAMQDPNPHVAGRGVERLRAAGIEVRSGMLEFEARRLNPGFVRRMQSGRPWVRVKLASSLDGRTAMASGDSRWITGPAARRDVQHWRARAGAILTGSGTVLADDPRLTVRLTPAELLADDGHAPDRYPELADAAPRHPPRVVIDSRLQTPRSARLFDDEGPVVVFTTAERAASDKARDLRLRGAEVEAAPERDDGQLDLGAVLDQLGEREVNELHVEAGAGLAGALARCGLVDEWLLYLAPCLMGSGARPLLDWPLQHMDERAELDLFACDRVGDALRLRAWPLPPV, from the coding sequence ATGAGCGACGAACGGTTCATGGCACGCGCCTTGCAGCTGGCGCACCTTGGTCTTTATACCACCGACCCGAATCCCAGGGTCGGCAGCGTTGCCGTACGTGATGGCGCCATCATCGGCGAGGGTGTCCACTGGCGCGCCGGGGAGCCGCACGCGGAGATCCACGCGCTGCGCGCCGCTGGCGAGCGGGCAAGGGGTGCCACCGTATACGTCACACTGGAACCCTGTTCCCATCATGGCCGGACCCCGCCCTGCGCCGATGCGCTGATCGCAGCCGGAGTGGCGCGGGTCGTGATCGCGATGCAGGATCCGAACCCCCACGTCGCCGGGCGGGGCGTGGAACGCCTGCGTGCCGCCGGCATCGAGGTGCGCTCCGGTATGCTCGAGTTCGAGGCCCGGCGGCTGAATCCCGGTTTCGTCCGGCGCATGCAGAGCGGTCGGCCCTGGGTCCGGGTCAAGCTCGCGTCCAGCCTCGACGGTCGCACCGCAATGGCTTCTGGCGATTCCCGCTGGATCACCGGCCCGGCCGCGCGGCGCGACGTACAGCACTGGCGTGCTCGGGCTGGGGCGATCCTGACCGGTAGCGGCACGGTGCTCGCGGACGATCCGCGCCTGACCGTACGCCTGACCCCGGCCGAGCTGCTGGCCGATGATGGCCATGCCCCGGACCGATATCCCGAACTCGCGGATGCCGCGCCGCGCCACCCCCCGCGGGTGGTGATCGATTCCAGACTGCAGACCCCGCGGTCCGCGCGCCTGTTCGATGACGAGGGACCCGTGGTCGTGTTCACCACCGCCGAGCGCGCGGCGTCGGACAAGGCCCGGGATCTGCGCCTGCGGGGGGCGGAGGTCGAGGCCGCACCCGAACGGGATGACGGTCAGCTGGATCTGGGCGCCGTGCTGGACCAACTCGGCGAGCGCGAGGTCAACGAACTGCACGTGGAAGCTGGCGCGGGCCTTGCCGGGGCCCTGGCTCGCTGCGGGCTGGTTGACGAATGGCTGCTGTACCTCGCGCCCTGCCTGATGGGTTCCGGAGCGCGCCCGCTGCTGGACTGGCCGCTCCAGCATATGGACGAGCGGGCCGAACTCGACCTGTTCGCCTGCGACCGGGTCGGCGACGCCCTGCGCCTGCGGGCCTGGCCGCTCCCGCCCGTGTAA
- the nrdR gene encoding transcriptional regulator NrdR, producing the protein MRCPACGADDTRVVDSRVAGSEQDQIRRRRECQACGARFTTFERAEFSMPRVVKRSGERVAFDESKLRAGLTLALHKRPVHTDEVEAAIERIKRRLAAYGAREIRSDRIGEWVMEELRSLDQVAYIRFASVYLSFANVQSFREAVERLEQELTPEMRRSQLRLIDEGTEPPAPESEP; encoded by the coding sequence ATGCGCTGCCCGGCCTGCGGCGCGGACGACACGCGGGTCGTGGACTCGCGCGTGGCCGGATCGGAGCAGGATCAGATCCGGCGGCGCCGCGAATGCCAGGCCTGCGGCGCCCGTTTCACCACCTTCGAGCGCGCCGAGTTCAGCATGCCGCGCGTCGTCAAGCGCAGCGGCGAGCGGGTCGCGTTCGACGAAAGCAAGCTCCGTGCCGGCCTGACGCTGGCACTGCACAAGCGCCCGGTGCACACCGACGAGGTCGAGGCCGCGATCGAACGGATCAAGCGCCGGCTCGCCGCCTACGGTGCCCGCGAGATCCGTTCCGACCGTATCGGCGAATGGGTGATGGAGGAACTGCGTTCGCTGGACCAGGTGGCCTATATTCGCTTCGCCTCGGTCTACCTGAGCTTCGCGAACGTGCAATCCTTCCGCGAAGCGGTCGAACGCCTGGAACAGGAGCTGACCCCGGAGATGCGCCGGTCCCAGCTGCGCCTGATCGACGAGGGAACGGAACCCCCGGCCCCCGAGTCCGAGCCTTGA
- the glyA gene encoding serine hydroxymethyltransferase, producing MFSIHMSINGYDPELWSAIEGEARRQEEHIELIASENYASPRVLEAQGSVLTNKYAEGYPGKRYYGGCEYVDIAETLAIDRVKQLFDADYANVQPHSGSQANAAVYMALLEPGDTVLGMSLAHGGHLTHGARVNFSGKIYHAVQYGIDDQGLLDYDEIERLALEHRPKMIVAGFSAYSRVMDWARFRAIADQVGAYLMVDMAHVSGLIAAGVYPNPVPHAHVVTSTTHKTLRGPRGGIILAKANPELEKKFQSLVFPGTQGGPAMHVIAAKAVAFKEALEPGFRDYQQQVVANARTMASTLMERGYSVVSGGTDNHLFLLSLIDKGMTGKAADAALGAANITVNKNAVPNDPQSPFVTSGIRIGTPAVTTRGFGETECRDLANWIADVLDDHENPAVIEAVRTKVLDVCARFPVYGQGE from the coding sequence ATGTTTTCCATCCATATGAGCATCAATGGCTACGATCCTGAACTCTGGTCCGCAATCGAAGGCGAGGCCCGGCGCCAGGAGGAGCACATCGAGCTGATCGCATCGGAGAACTACGCCAGCCCCCGGGTGCTGGAGGCGCAGGGCTCGGTGCTCACCAACAAGTATGCCGAGGGCTACCCGGGCAAGCGTTACTATGGCGGCTGCGAGTACGTCGACATCGCCGAAACCCTCGCGATCGATCGGGTCAAGCAGCTGTTCGACGCCGACTACGCGAACGTGCAGCCGCATTCCGGCTCGCAGGCGAATGCCGCGGTATACATGGCGCTGCTCGAGCCGGGCGACACGGTGCTCGGCATGAGCCTGGCGCACGGCGGGCACCTGACGCACGGGGCCCGGGTCAACTTCTCCGGCAAGATCTACCATGCGGTGCAGTACGGGATCGACGACCAGGGGCTGCTCGACTACGACGAGATCGAACGCCTGGCGCTGGAGCACCGGCCGAAGATGATCGTTGCCGGTTTCTCGGCCTACTCGCGGGTGATGGACTGGGCCCGTTTCCGCGCGATCGCCGACCAGGTGGGCGCGTACCTGATGGTCGACATGGCCCACGTCTCGGGGCTGATCGCCGCGGGCGTCTATCCGAACCCGGTGCCGCACGCGCATGTGGTGACCTCGACCACACACAAGACGCTGCGGGGGCCCCGCGGCGGTATCATCCTCGCGAAAGCGAATCCGGAACTCGAGAAGAAGTTCCAGTCGCTGGTGTTCCCCGGCACTCAGGGCGGCCCGGCGATGCACGTGATCGCGGCCAAGGCCGTCGCGTTCAAGGAGGCGCTGGAGCCCGGCTTCCGCGACTACCAGCAACAGGTGGTCGCGAATGCCCGCACCATGGCCAGCACGCTGATGGAACGCGGCTACAGCGTCGTCTCGGGCGGCACCGACAACCACCTGTTCCTGCTCAGCCTGATCGACAAGGGAATGACCGGAAAGGCGGCCGACGCGGCACTGGGCGCGGCGAACATCACCGTGAACAAGAACGCGGTGCCGAACGACCCGCAGTCGCCGTTCGTGACCAGCGGCATCCGCATCGGGACCCCGGCGGTGACCACCCGCGGCTTCGGCGAGACCGAGTGCCGGGATCTCGCGAACTGGATCGCCGATGTGCTCGACGATCACGAAAACCCGGCGGTGATCGAGGCGGTGCGCACGAAGGTGCTCGATGTCTGTGCCCGGTTCCCGGTCTACGGCCAGGGCGAATAG
- a CDS encoding TAXI family TRAP transporter solute-binding subunit — MQKTLLGPGIHLVAGIALALGLSAAAGADQRFITIGTGGVTGVYYPTGQNICRLVNRDQAVHGMRCNAESTGGSVFNLNSIAVGEMDFGVAQSDWQHHAYHGTDRFADLGENRELRAVFSLHPEPFTVLVRAESDIESFDDIVGKRVNVGNPGSGQRGTVERLMAEYGWSMDDFALASELPSREQGQALCDNRIDVILFTVGHPSAAIQEPIATCDARLIPVAGPIVDTLVNETPYYFHATIPAGMYPHQDQDIATFGVGATLVTSTQTTENAVYHLTRAVFENFDTFRGMHPAFAVLDPDSMVSQGLSAPLHDGAVRYYRESGMIQD, encoded by the coding sequence ATGCAGAAGACCCTACTCGGACCTGGCATCCATCTGGTTGCCGGCATCGCGCTGGCACTCGGGCTGAGCGCCGCCGCAGGCGCCGATCAGCGCTTCATCACGATCGGCACCGGTGGCGTCACCGGCGTGTATTACCCCACCGGGCAGAACATCTGCCGGCTGGTGAACCGGGACCAGGCGGTTCACGGCATGCGCTGCAATGCCGAGAGCACCGGAGGTTCGGTATTCAACCTCAACTCGATCGCGGTCGGGGAAATGGATTTCGGCGTCGCCCAGTCGGACTGGCAGCACCATGCCTACCACGGCACCGACCGTTTCGCCGACCTGGGGGAGAACCGCGAACTCCGGGCGGTGTTCTCGCTGCACCCGGAGCCGTTCACCGTGCTGGTTCGGGCTGAAAGCGATATCGAGTCGTTCGACGACATCGTCGGCAAGCGCGTGAACGTGGGCAACCCGGGCTCCGGGCAGCGCGGCACGGTGGAACGCCTGATGGCCGAATATGGCTGGAGCATGGATGACTTCGCACTCGCCTCCGAGCTGCCCTCGCGCGAACAGGGGCAGGCCCTGTGCGACAACCGCATCGACGTGATTCTGTTCACCGTGGGACATCCCTCGGCCGCGATCCAGGAGCCGATCGCGACCTGCGACGCACGCCTGATCCCGGTTGCCGGGCCGATTGTCGACACGCTGGTGAACGAAACCCCCTACTATTTTCACGCCACGATTCCGGCCGGGATGTACCCGCACCAGGATCAGGACATCGCCACCTTCGGTGTCGGCGCCACACTGGTGACTTCGACGCAGACCACCGAGAACGCCGTCTACCACCTCACCCGCGCGGTATTCGAGAACTTCGATACGTTCCGCGGCATGCATCCGGCCTTCGCGGTGCTGGATCCGGATTCGATGGTCAGCCAGGGGCTGTCGGCGCCGCTGCACGACGGTGCGGTACGTTACTACCGCGAGTCGGGAATGATCCAGGACTGA
- a CDS encoding TRAP transporter permease, which yields MSGGRTEADRAGAVVLAEHMETGARRPGRVVGFVVAATALAWSLFQLWIVSPVPYSLGFGVIPETQARSIHLAFAVFLAFLLFPARLPSRPGPRITAGFYLLLALGLWLLAWQQHQAEQPWVPVYLLMGGVALALAWPAWRPAPLERIPWVDWLFALAAALTAGYLFLLHQELAQRPGRPILSDMIAAGLGMLLLLEATRRVLGPALMVIAGVFLVYTFAGPWMPDLLAHRGASFGRAMSQQWLSNEGVFGIALGVSTSFVFLFVLFGALLEKAGAGGYFIRVAFALLGHLRGGPAKAAVVASGLTGVVSGSSIANVVTTGTFTVPLMKRTGFPAAKAGAVEVASSVNGQLMPPVMGAAAFLMVEYVGIPYVEVIKHAFLPALIAYLALLYIVHLEACKAGLEGLPRRSNRTVLRTGLVLGLSVSGLLVLAGLVYYGLGWIKTLAGDHSFFVIGGLIGLAYLGLLWLACRVPASHAELDPEIRKLPDPGPTIQGGLHYLLPVIVLIWALVVERLSPGLSAFWAVLFLIGILLTQRPLMLFFRGQRGHVRATVAGILDLGHGLVQGARNMIGIGVATAAAGIIVGTVAMTGIGLVMTDLVEWLSGGHLLLMLLLTAVICLVLGLGLPTTANYIIVATLMAPVIVDLAAQNDLLIPLIAAHLFVFYFGIMADVTPPVGLASFAAAAVARADPIRTGIQAFWYSLRTVTLPFVFVFNTQLLLIGVDSLWQLALTFFGSLTGILVFAAATQHYLLVRNRVWETALLLVVALTLLVPGVWMDRLHTPLTALPAAEVQAAAEAAPAQGHLRLEVSGYDLHGKEVTRRVMLPLGDRGPGQQRLTDAGLGLMVFDEQVNVSFVRFGSPAERLGLESGARITAVFVPADRPAPEWFFLPALFLLAVVTWIQRQRAPASP from the coding sequence ATGAGCGGGGGCCGCACCGAGGCCGACCGGGCCGGGGCGGTGGTCCTGGCCGAGCACATGGAGACCGGGGCACGTCGCCCCGGCCGGGTCGTCGGCTTCGTGGTCGCGGCCACCGCGCTGGCCTGGTCGCTGTTCCAGCTCTGGATCGTCTCGCCAGTCCCGTACAGCCTGGGGTTCGGGGTGATCCCCGAGACCCAGGCCCGCTCGATCCATCTGGCCTTCGCAGTCTTCCTGGCGTTCCTGCTGTTTCCCGCGCGCCTCCCGTCGCGCCCCGGGCCGCGCATCACGGCCGGGTTCTACCTGCTGTTGGCGCTGGGGTTGTGGCTGCTCGCCTGGCAGCAGCACCAGGCGGAGCAACCCTGGGTGCCGGTCTACCTGCTGATGGGGGGCGTGGCGCTCGCGCTGGCCTGGCCGGCCTGGCGACCCGCACCGCTGGAACGGATTCCGTGGGTCGACTGGCTGTTTGCGCTCGCCGCGGCGCTCACCGCCGGCTACCTGTTCCTGCTCCACCAGGAGCTCGCCCAGCGTCCCGGGCGTCCGATCCTGTCGGACATGATCGCGGCCGGTCTCGGAATGCTGCTGCTGCTCGAGGCCACCCGCCGCGTACTGGGGCCGGCGCTGATGGTGATCGCCGGCGTTTTCCTGGTGTACACCTTCGCCGGCCCCTGGATGCCGGATCTGCTGGCGCACCGCGGCGCGTCGTTCGGGCGCGCGATGTCGCAGCAGTGGCTGTCGAACGAGGGCGTGTTCGGGATCGCGCTGGGGGTCTCGACCAGTTTCGTGTTCCTGTTCGTGCTGTTCGGCGCCCTGCTGGAAAAGGCCGGCGCGGGCGGCTATTTCATCCGCGTGGCGTTCGCGCTGCTCGGGCACTTGCGCGGCGGGCCGGCGAAGGCAGCCGTGGTCGCGTCGGGGCTGACCGGCGTCGTGTCCGGCTCGTCGATCGCAAACGTGGTCACCACCGGCACGTTCACCGTGCCGCTGATGAAACGCACCGGGTTTCCCGCGGCGAAGGCGGGCGCGGTGGAGGTCGCGAGTTCGGTGAACGGTCAGTTGATGCCGCCGGTGATGGGGGCCGCGGCGTTCCTGATGGTCGAATATGTCGGCATCCCCTACGTGGAAGTGATCAAGCACGCCTTCCTGCCGGCACTGATCGCCTACCTCGCGCTGCTCTACATCGTGCACCTCGAGGCCTGCAAGGCGGGGCTCGAGGGACTGCCGCGGCGCAGCAACCGCACCGTACTGCGCACCGGGCTGGTGCTGGGGCTTTCGGTCAGCGGCCTGCTGGTGCTGGCCGGGCTGGTCTACTATGGCCTCGGCTGGATCAAGACGCTGGCGGGCGATCACTCGTTCTTCGTGATCGGCGGGCTGATCGGGCTCGCGTACCTGGGGCTGCTGTGGCTGGCCTGCCGCGTGCCGGCGTCGCACGCGGAACTGGATCCCGAAATCCGCAAACTGCCCGACCCCGGCCCGACGATCCAGGGCGGCCTGCATTACCTGCTGCCGGTCATCGTGCTGATCTGGGCGCTGGTGGTGGAACGACTGTCGCCCGGGCTGTCGGCGTTCTGGGCGGTACTTTTCCTGATCGGCATCCTGCTCACACAGCGCCCGCTGATGCTGTTCTTCCGCGGCCAACGCGGGCATGTACGCGCCACGGTGGCGGGTATTCTCGACCTCGGGCACGGGCTGGTGCAGGGGGCACGCAATATGATCGGGATCGGCGTGGCCACGGCCGCCGCCGGGATCATCGTCGGCACGGTGGCGATGACCGGCATTGGCCTGGTGATGACCGACCTGGTCGAGTGGCTGTCCGGGGGGCACCTGCTGCTGATGCTGCTGCTGACTGCGGTGATCTGCCTGGTACTGGGCCTGGGCCTGCCGACCACCGCGAACTACATCATCGTCGCCACATTGATGGCGCCGGTGATCGTCGATCTCGCGGCCCAGAACGACTTGCTGATCCCGCTGATCGCGGCGCACCTGTTCGTGTTCTATTTCGGCATCATGGCCGACGTCACGCCCCCGGTCGGCCTCGCCTCGTTCGCCGCCGCGGCGGTGGCGCGGGCGGACCCGATCCGCACCGGCATCCAGGCCTTCTGGTACAGCCTGCGGACCGTCACGCTGCCGTTCGTGTTCGTGTTCAACACCCAGCTGTTGCTGATCGGCGTCGACAGCCTGTGGCAGCTCGCGCTGACGTTCTTCGGTTCACTGACCGGCATCCTGGTATTCGCGGCGGCCACGCAGCACTACCTGCTGGTGCGCAACCGGGTCTGGGAAACGGCACTGCTGCTGGTGGTAGCACTAACGCTGCTGGTGCCGGGAGTCTGGATGGACCGCCTGCACACCCCGCTGACCGCTCTCCCCGCAGCCGAGGTGCAGGCGGCGGCCGAGGCCGCACCCGCCCAGGGGCATCTGCGGCTGGAAGTGTCGGGCTATGATCTCCACGGCAAGGAAGTCACCCGGCGCGTGATGCTGCCGCTGGGCGATCGGGGACCGGGGCAGCAGCGCCTGACCGATGCCGGCCTGGGGCTGATGGTCTTCGACGAGCAAGTGAACGTGAGTTTCGTGCGTTTCGGCTCCCCGGCCGAACGCCTCGGGCTGGAATCCGGCGCGCGCATCACCGCGGTGTTCGTTCCCGCCGACCGCCCGGCTCCGGAGTGGTTCTTCCTGCCCGCGTTATTTCTCCTCGCCGTGGTCACCTGGATCCAGCGCCAACGCGCCCCTGCGTCCCCGTAG
- a CDS encoding dodecin yields the protein MSDHVYKMLELTGSSSQGSDDAVRNAIARAAKTVRHMDWFEVTETRGHIVDGGIAHWQVTVKIGFRLED from the coding sequence ATGTCCGACCATGTCTACAAGATGCTGGAACTGACCGGATCCTCGAGCCAAGGCAGCGACGATGCGGTGCGCAATGCGATCGCCCGCGCCGCGAAGACCGTCCGCCACATGGACTGGTTCGAGGTGACGGAGACCCGCGGTCACATCGTCGACGGCGGCATCGCGCACTGGCAGGTCACGGTCAAGATCGGGTTCCGCCTCGAAGACTAG
- a CDS encoding DUF302 domain-containing protein, producing the protein MYGFNVTLNTTVPEAIQRVTDALATEGFGVLTEIDVAGTLKKKLDLERRPYHILGACNPKLAAQALEADPDIGLLLPCNVVVREEANGEVTVGFMDPVAVLGLVEQEGVASLANEVRSRLERVRDLLTSV; encoded by the coding sequence ATGTATGGATTCAACGTCACCCTGAACACCACGGTCCCGGAGGCCATCCAGCGCGTCACCGACGCCCTGGCCACCGAGGGCTTCGGCGTGCTCACTGAAATCGACGTCGCCGGCACCCTGAAAAAGAAACTCGACCTGGAGCGCCGCCCCTATCACATCCTGGGTGCGTGCAACCCGAAGCTGGCCGCCCAGGCACTCGAGGCCGATCCCGACATCGGCCTGCTGCTTCCCTGCAATGTGGTGGTGCGCGAGGAAGCGAACGGCGAGGTGACCGTCGGCTTCATGGACCCGGTCGCCGTTCTCGGCCTGGTCGAGCAGGAAGGTGTCGCCAGTCTGGCGAACGAGGTGCGCTCGCGCCTGGAACGGGTGCGCGACCTCCTCACCTCGGTTTGA